A single Bifidobacterium scardovii JCM 12489 = DSM 13734 DNA region contains:
- a CDS encoding ROK family transcriptional regulator produces MTMPDRKAPMGKRLPAAARKHNKAMLLGMLYPSQELSRADFAKASGLTRATVSDIVAELIDEGFVAEVGYSESNGPGKKGMLLRFVAESRNVIVLDLSMPYLFRGAVMDLDGRVVVRDELTFADKGAENLALVEQLCRRLIARATAPILGIGVACPGIVTRTGVVRASMNLGWQNVDLKGRLCQAIGMPVSVNNDANDAVFAEYQFGRGSADMLLVQLTQGLGAGMLIGGEINGWARSVGEIGHIVADKNGPLCSCGKRGCLETLVNVPHLIQSIANEPNRRVDVLETAGAALGKAISMPVGMLGFSRVVVVGDPYIVNQIFVDAVQRELNDDIAADFREPVMVMRSMIGDDLSLLGACASVIRDRLHFIPSSDGGRRVPESQ; encoded by the coding sequence ATGACGATGCCAGACAGAAAAGCCCCGATGGGCAAGCGACTTCCAGCAGCCGCGCGCAAGCACAACAAGGCGATGCTGCTGGGGATGCTCTACCCCTCACAGGAGCTGTCGCGCGCCGATTTCGCCAAGGCGTCGGGCCTGACGCGGGCCACCGTTTCCGACATCGTCGCCGAACTCATCGACGAGGGATTCGTGGCCGAAGTCGGCTACAGCGAGTCCAACGGACCGGGCAAGAAAGGCATGCTGCTGCGATTCGTGGCGGAAAGCCGCAACGTCATCGTCCTCGACCTGTCGATGCCCTATCTGTTCCGCGGCGCGGTGATGGATCTGGATGGCCGGGTCGTGGTGCGCGACGAACTCACCTTCGCCGACAAGGGCGCGGAGAATCTGGCGCTGGTCGAGCAGCTGTGCCGCAGGCTCATCGCTCGGGCCACGGCTCCGATCCTCGGCATCGGAGTGGCCTGCCCCGGCATCGTCACCCGAACGGGCGTGGTGCGCGCCTCGATGAACCTCGGCTGGCAGAACGTGGACCTCAAGGGCCGGCTGTGCCAGGCCATCGGCATGCCGGTGTCGGTGAACAACGACGCGAACGACGCGGTGTTCGCCGAATACCAGTTCGGCCGCGGCAGCGCCGACATGTTGCTTGTGCAGCTGACCCAGGGCCTTGGCGCCGGCATGCTCATCGGCGGCGAGATCAACGGGTGGGCGCGCTCCGTGGGCGAGATCGGCCACATCGTGGCCGACAAGAACGGGCCCCTGTGCTCGTGCGGCAAACGGGGGTGCCTGGAGACGCTGGTCAACGTGCCGCATCTGATCCAGTCCATCGCCAACGAGCCGAACCGCCGCGTCGACGTCCTCGAAACGGCCGGAGCCGCGCTTGGCAAGGCCATCTCGATGCCCGTCGGCATGCTTGGCTTCTCTCGCGTGGTGGTGGTCGGCGACCCCTATATCGTCAACCAGATCTTCGTCGATGCCGTGCAGCGCGAACTCAACGACGACATTGCCGCCGACTTCCGCGAACCCGTCATGGTGATGCGATCGATGATCGGCGACGACCTGTCGCTGCTCGGTGCCTGCGCCTCGGTCATTCGCGACCGGCTGCACTTCATCCCGTCTTCGGACGGCGGAAGGCGCGTGCCGGAATCGCAGTAG
- a CDS encoding alpha-L-fucosidase: MYTFDREAYNRRMAWYTHARFGMFLHWGLYAIPARGEWVRSWEQMPEEQYRPYFDEFNPVDFDARRWARAAKEAGMQYVVLTAKHHDGFCLFDSQYTDWKSTNTPFGRDIVREFVDAVRAEGLHVGLYYSLLDWHHPDFPHRDDENHPDRNNEAVSDEGRDFNRYLEYMHNQVRELCTNYGKLDVLWFDFSYGKLRGEAWKATELVSMVRSLQPDVIIDNRLEVSGEGYGSLASGNPTPYHGDFVSPEQMIPPHGIQDVNGNDIAWESCVTMNGIWGYSATDHYFKPAPMLIKKLVECVSKGGNMLLNVGPDALGDFPPQSTAILKQIGEWMRRNHDSIYGCGRSDLPKPEYGRITANGKDLYFHVYENSIGSLPLVGLTKDQIKSMRYLASGAEVPISTSWTHSDYPEIAFADLGPDPVLPDPVDTVLKVTLR, from the coding sequence ATGTACACATTCGACAGGGAAGCCTACAACCGCCGCATGGCATGGTACACGCACGCGAGATTCGGCATGTTCCTGCATTGGGGGCTGTATGCGATCCCCGCGCGCGGCGAATGGGTGCGCAGCTGGGAGCAGATGCCCGAAGAGCAGTACCGCCCGTATTTCGACGAGTTCAACCCGGTGGACTTCGACGCCCGCCGCTGGGCCCGCGCCGCCAAGGAGGCCGGCATGCAGTACGTGGTGCTCACCGCCAAGCACCACGACGGCTTCTGCCTGTTCGATTCGCAGTACACCGACTGGAAGTCGACGAACACGCCGTTCGGGCGCGACATCGTGCGCGAGTTCGTCGATGCCGTGCGCGCCGAAGGCCTGCACGTCGGCCTGTATTACTCGCTGCTCGACTGGCATCACCCCGACTTCCCGCACCGCGACGACGAGAACCATCCCGACCGCAACAACGAGGCGGTCAGCGACGAGGGGCGCGACTTCAACCGGTACCTCGAATACATGCACAACCAGGTGCGCGAACTGTGCACCAACTACGGCAAGCTCGACGTGCTCTGGTTCGACTTCTCCTACGGCAAGCTGCGCGGCGAGGCGTGGAAGGCCACCGAGCTGGTCTCCATGGTCCGCTCGCTGCAGCCGGACGTCATCATCGACAACCGCCTTGAGGTCAGCGGCGAGGGATACGGTTCGCTCGCCTCCGGCAACCCGACCCCGTACCACGGCGATTTCGTCAGCCCCGAGCAGATGATCCCCCCGCATGGCATCCAGGATGTGAACGGCAACGACATCGCTTGGGAATCCTGTGTGACGATGAACGGCATCTGGGGCTACAGCGCCACCGACCACTACTTCAAGCCGGCGCCGATGCTCATCAAGAAGCTCGTCGAATGCGTGTCCAAGGGCGGCAACATGCTGCTCAACGTCGGGCCCGACGCTCTTGGCGACTTCCCGCCGCAGTCCACCGCGATCCTCAAGCAGATCGGCGAGTGGATGCGCCGGAACCACGACAGCATCTACGGGTGCGGCCGCAGCGACCTGCCCAAGCCCGAATACGGCCGCATCACGGCCAACGGCAAGGACCTGTACTTCCACGTCTACGAGAACAGCATCGGCTCGCTGCCGCTCGTCGGCCTGACCAAGGACCAGATCAAGTCGATGCGCTATCTGGCCAGCGGGGCGGAGGTGCCGATCTCGACCAGCTGGACGCACAGCGACTACCCCGAAATCGCTTTCGCCGACCTCGGCCCGGATCCGGTGCTGCCCGACCCGGTCGACACCGTGCTCAAGGTGACCCTGCGCTAG
- a CDS encoding NUDIX hydrolase, with product MPTPEFVLELRKKIGHDLLWLIGVTGCVLDGEGRILLGRRSDTGEWAMVYGINEPGEQPADTVVREIKEETGVDAAVTDLVSVVSSNRVLTYANGDNTMYMDHSFLCALKPGGNAEPFVGDEESLNVGWFDLDALPEPLAASTVERLALFRRYLDNKRNGDAHALFVTDGQLI from the coding sequence ATGCCAACACCCGAATTCGTATTGGAACTGAGGAAGAAAATCGGCCATGATCTCCTCTGGCTGATCGGCGTGACCGGCTGCGTGCTGGACGGCGAGGGCCGCATCCTGCTGGGCCGCCGGTCGGACACCGGCGAATGGGCCATGGTGTACGGCATCAACGAGCCGGGCGAGCAGCCCGCCGACACGGTGGTGCGCGAGATCAAGGAGGAGACCGGCGTGGACGCGGCCGTCACCGATCTGGTGTCGGTCGTCTCCTCGAACAGGGTGCTCACCTACGCCAACGGCGACAACACGATGTACATGGACCACTCGTTCCTGTGCGCACTGAAGCCGGGCGGCAACGCCGAGCCGTTCGTCGGCGACGAGGAAAGCCTCAACGTCGGCTGGTTCGACCTCGACGCGCTGCCCGAGCCACTGGCCGCCAGCACCGTGGAGCGTCTCGCGCTATTCCGCCGCTACCTCGACAACAAGCGCAACGGCGACGCGCACGCGCTATTCGTCACCGACGGCCAGCTGATCTGA
- a CDS encoding glycoside hydrolase family 2 protein: MPAPISRIPDTFHAFAEDGWTLRALNPDAAPAELRPTLERGIPARVPGEAIVDLRRAGMIPDPFDADNETALQWIGDIDWCFTHEFEWHDDGSDRHDLVAYGLDTIAQIRLNGRPAGHSENFFRTWRWDVRGLLREGRNEIEISFTSPVAYTDLRERRTGYYPHAGHAFNQIRKPGYAFGWDWGIDAANSGIWRPIGLDSWSGARIDEVRTATAIDPDGTGRVTVTVGVERALSAKLTTGPGARDNGPVSVTVTLAREGFSTSVTAVIEPTRTTASVELRVPGAELWWPRGYGEQPLYDLTVLLNGAVEAAVDAVQAAPPTSAVRRERIGLRTVDVETAADAVGRPFRFVVNGVPIHARGYNWIPDHAFISQVGERDYRRGMRDLTESNANMVRVWGGGIYESDLFYDLADELGVLVWQDFALACASYPEDAEMRAEIEAEAREQIVRLMPHPSLALWNGSNECRQAYAGWDGYRQDLRDDDAPAGALGYGERGWGDLYYERMLPGLLERLDPSRYYLPSSPMSLTDYAPVNLDTDGTTHIWDIWNAADYHDYARYTPRFADEFGYQAPPSWSTLTRVVHDEPLDPFGAQMLVHQKASLGNEKLALGMRSHLTAGRFHDVHANGDGTYGWLTGTDHWADIEDWHWACQLQQAQAIRFGISHMRAVEPVNAGALVWQLNDSWPVISWAAVDSDGHRKPMWYAARDCFRSRFAVIRPICAHPKPILSWERVMPEPDSLELVAVNDTRVPWHGAWRVHLVSIHTGEELALREYPMTIAAGGVNRVVLDAELGAGLGSADAVLVADPVPVIPVAGDAGMTGVDPAQDFARVIHDPAEVVDQHLDAEPFAATARACDGGYAVRVTARRYVRDLFCMADKADPLAGADRGMISLLPGESADLFVHSSVPGLEAALTASNVLRCANDLKRG; the protein is encoded by the coding sequence ATGCCCGCACCGATATCCCGCATTCCCGATACCTTCCACGCCTTCGCCGAAGACGGGTGGACCCTGCGCGCGCTCAACCCGGACGCCGCGCCGGCCGAACTGCGCCCAACGCTGGAGCGGGGCATCCCCGCCCGCGTGCCGGGGGAGGCGATCGTGGACCTGCGGCGGGCCGGCATGATCCCCGATCCCTTCGATGCGGACAACGAAACCGCGCTGCAGTGGATCGGCGACATCGACTGGTGCTTCACGCACGAGTTCGAGTGGCATGACGACGGCAGCGACCGCCATGACCTGGTGGCCTACGGCTTGGACACCATCGCGCAGATCCGGCTCAACGGGCGGCCGGCCGGCCACAGCGAGAATTTCTTCCGTACATGGCGGTGGGACGTGCGCGGCCTGCTGCGCGAGGGCCGCAACGAGATCGAGATCAGCTTCACCTCGCCGGTGGCGTACACCGACCTGCGCGAACGCCGGACCGGCTACTACCCGCATGCCGGCCATGCCTTCAACCAGATACGCAAACCGGGGTACGCCTTCGGCTGGGACTGGGGCATCGACGCCGCCAACAGCGGCATCTGGCGTCCAATCGGGCTGGACTCGTGGTCGGGGGCGCGCATCGACGAGGTCCGCACCGCCACGGCCATCGATCCGGACGGCACGGGTCGCGTAACCGTCACGGTAGGCGTGGAGCGCGCCTTGTCGGCGAAACTGACCACCGGTCCCGGTGCACGGGACAACGGGCCGGTTTCCGTTACCGTCACGCTGGCGCGGGAGGGATTCTCCACGAGCGTTACGGCGGTCATCGAGCCGACGCGCACCACGGCGAGCGTCGAGCTGCGCGTGCCCGGCGCCGAGCTGTGGTGGCCGCGCGGTTACGGCGAGCAGCCGCTCTACGACCTGACCGTGCTGCTGAACGGTGCCGTTGAAGCCGCCGTGGACGCCGTCCAAGCCGCCCCACCGACTTCGGCCGTACGCCGCGAACGCATCGGGCTGCGCACCGTCGACGTCGAGACGGCGGCCGATGCGGTCGGGCGTCCCTTCCGCTTCGTCGTCAACGGCGTGCCGATCCATGCGCGCGGCTACAACTGGATTCCCGATCACGCGTTCATCTCGCAGGTCGGGGAGCGCGACTACCGGCGAGGCATGCGCGACCTGACCGAATCCAATGCGAACATGGTGCGCGTATGGGGCGGCGGCATCTACGAATCCGATCTCTTCTACGATCTGGCCGACGAACTGGGCGTGCTCGTCTGGCAGGATTTCGCGCTCGCCTGCGCCTCCTATCCGGAAGACGCCGAAATGCGTGCCGAGATCGAGGCCGAGGCGCGCGAGCAGATCGTCCGTCTCATGCCGCATCCGAGCCTTGCCCTGTGGAACGGGTCGAACGAATGCCGCCAAGCGTACGCCGGCTGGGACGGCTATCGGCAGGATCTGCGCGACGACGACGCGCCAGCCGGCGCGCTGGGCTACGGGGAGCGCGGATGGGGCGACCTGTACTATGAGCGGATGCTGCCCGGTCTGCTGGAGCGGCTCGATCCCTCGCGCTATTACCTGCCCAGTTCTCCGATGAGCCTGACCGACTACGCCCCGGTCAATCTGGACACGGATGGCACCACCCATATCTGGGATATCTGGAACGCCGCGGACTACCACGACTATGCGCGCTACACGCCTCGTTTCGCCGACGAATTCGGCTATCAGGCGCCGCCGTCATGGTCCACGCTGACGCGCGTGGTGCACGACGAGCCGCTCGACCCCTTCGGCGCGCAGATGCTGGTGCATCAGAAGGCATCGCTGGGCAACGAAAAGCTGGCGCTCGGCATGCGCTCGCATCTGACGGCCGGTCGGTTCCACGACGTGCACGCCAACGGCGACGGCACCTACGGCTGGCTGACCGGCACCGACCACTGGGCGGACATCGAGGACTGGCACTGGGCATGCCAGCTGCAGCAGGCGCAGGCGATCCGCTTCGGCATCAGTCATATGCGCGCCGTCGAGCCGGTCAATGCGGGTGCGCTGGTCTGGCAGCTCAACGACAGCTGGCCGGTCATCTCATGGGCCGCGGTCGACTCGGACGGGCACCGCAAGCCGATGTGGTACGCGGCCCGCGACTGCTTCCGTTCCCGTTTCGCCGTGATCCGGCCGATCTGCGCGCATCCCAAGCCGATCCTGTCATGGGAGCGGGTGATGCCGGAACCCGACAGCCTGGAACTGGTCGCGGTCAACGACACGCGCGTGCCGTGGCACGGTGCGTGGCGGGTGCATCTGGTGTCCATCCATACGGGGGAGGAACTGGCGCTCCGTGAGTATCCGATGACGATCGCCGCCGGCGGCGTGAACCGCGTCGTCCTTGACGCGGAACTCGGCGCCGGCTTGGGCTCCGCCGACGCCGTTCTCGTCGCCGATCCGGTGCCGGTCATCCCGGTGGCCGGCGATGCCGGGATGACCGGCGTGGATCCTGCGCAGGACTTTGCCCGGGTGATCCACGACCCGGCCGAGGTCGTCGACCAGCATCTCGACGCCGAACCGTTCGCGGCGACCGCGCGGGCATGCGACGGCGGGTACGCCGTGCGGGTGACCGCTCGCCGCTACGTGCGTGACCTGTTCTGCATGGCGGACAAGGCCGATCCGTTGGCCGGCGCGGACCGGGGCATGATATCGCTGTTGCCGGGGGAGAGCGCTGACCTGTTCGTGCACTCGTCCGTGCCGGGATTGGAGGCGGCGCTCACCGCTTCCAACGTGCTGCGCTGCGCCAACGATCTCAAACGCGGCTGA
- a CDS encoding bifunctional folylpolyglutamate synthase/dihydrofolate synthase, with protein sequence MSFEHPNRNNETIRDVERDIMRRPPEHNTTNMDLDRMTLILDLFGHPEESFRVIHITGTNGKGSTARMAEAICRAYGMRTGLYTSPHLERINERIAIDGQELSDDDFVDSWDQIKDIVDLVDARMEEQGKPRMSFFEVLTAMAIWKFADAPVDVAIVEVGMGGLQDATNVLNADAAVIGPIDMDHMQWLGDTVQKIAEQKVGIIKPGCTAVIGRQPHEEEVMPIIEEAARRNGATLVRDGYEMEVGGRTPAVGGQIATLTTPMGRYEDVPIAKFGEHQAHNALAALAAAEAVIPVSGALDGELVAEALGGVKVPGRIEQVRTSPTIIIDGGHNVNAAEALRAAIEESYDFQQLVGVVAMMGDKQVEEYLGVLEPILSHIVVTENSWRDRVMPAEDLEKIAVGVFGPDRVTRVDSLPDAIQAAVDMVDVDDELGVGYGRGVLICGSFVTAGDARVLLKERMNPDLAKPKADRVEPNLGGAAAPKADEDAADRDFDSDANPDFLEDDFGDFGLSKLAQEAAQEEAQGHGRHGDEADGGPAAGAGTDR encoded by the coding sequence ATGTCTTTCGAGCATCCGAACCGCAACAACGAGACCATTCGCGACGTGGAGCGCGACATCATGCGCCGCCCGCCCGAGCACAACACGACGAATATGGATCTCGACCGGATGACGCTCATCCTCGACCTGTTCGGCCACCCGGAGGAGTCGTTCCGCGTGATCCACATCACCGGCACGAACGGCAAGGGCTCCACCGCGCGCATGGCCGAGGCGATCTGCCGTGCGTACGGCATGCGCACCGGCCTGTACACCTCGCCGCATCTGGAACGCATCAACGAGCGCATCGCCATCGACGGCCAGGAGCTGAGCGACGACGATTTCGTCGACTCCTGGGACCAGATCAAGGACATCGTCGACCTGGTCGACGCGCGGATGGAGGAGCAGGGCAAGCCGCGGATGAGCTTCTTCGAGGTGCTCACCGCCATGGCGATCTGGAAGTTCGCCGACGCCCCGGTCGACGTGGCCATCGTCGAGGTCGGCATGGGTGGCCTGCAGGACGCGACCAACGTGCTGAACGCCGACGCCGCCGTCATCGGCCCGATCGACATGGACCACATGCAGTGGCTCGGCGACACCGTGCAGAAGATCGCCGAGCAGAAGGTCGGCATCATCAAGCCCGGCTGCACGGCCGTGATCGGCCGCCAGCCGCACGAGGAGGAGGTCATGCCGATCATCGAAGAGGCGGCGCGGCGCAACGGCGCGACCCTGGTGCGCGACGGCTACGAGATGGAGGTCGGCGGCCGCACGCCGGCGGTCGGTGGGCAGATCGCCACGCTGACCACGCCGATGGGCCGTTACGAGGACGTGCCGATCGCGAAGTTCGGCGAGCATCAGGCGCACAACGCGCTCGCGGCGCTCGCCGCGGCCGAGGCGGTCATCCCCGTGTCCGGCGCGCTGGACGGCGAACTGGTCGCCGAGGCGCTGGGCGGGGTCAAGGTGCCCGGCCGCATCGAACAGGTCCGCACCTCGCCGACCATCATCATCGACGGCGGCCACAACGTGAACGCCGCCGAGGCGCTGCGCGCGGCCATCGAGGAAAGCTACGACTTCCAGCAGCTGGTCGGCGTGGTCGCCATGATGGGCGACAAGCAGGTCGAGGAGTATCTCGGCGTGCTCGAGCCGATCCTGAGCCACATCGTCGTCACCGAGAACTCGTGGCGCGACCGCGTCATGCCCGCCGAGGACCTGGAGAAGATCGCCGTCGGCGTGTTCGGCCCCGACCGCGTGACCCGCGTCGACTCGCTGCCGGACGCGATCCAGGCCGCCGTCGACATGGTCGACGTCGACGACGAGCTGGGCGTCGGCTACGGCCGCGGCGTGCTCATCTGCGGCAGCTTCGTGACCGCCGGCGACGCGCGCGTGCTGCTCAAGGAGCGGATGAACCCGGATCTGGCCAAGCCGAAGGCCGACCGTGTCGAGCCGAACCTCGGCGGGGCCGCCGCGCCCAAGGCGGACGAGGACGCCGCCGACCGCGACTTCGACTCCGACGCGAACCCCGATTTCCTCGAGGACGACTTCGGCGACTTCGGCCTGTCGAAACTTGCGCAGGAAGCCGCCCAGGAGGAGGCCCAGGGGCACGGCCGGCACGGCGACGAGGCGGACGGCGGCCCGGCCGCCGGCGCCGGAACCGACCGGTAA
- a CDS encoding beta-N-acetylhexosaminidase: MQYESASPGALSVFGTPVALIPWPDTVGMVPGATATFFSGTVIESGEVPDADGFLARELADELSSATGGSWHAARGAWQGVVRLALDEAAAPRSYTLDVRDGGIAITGGDLEGLRYGVQTLRQMLRQCGGVLPIVRIEDAPQYAVRGYYLDVTRGRVPTLDWLKRWACELELCKYNQLHLYIEHSFAFQGLSEAWRGLDPLTAEQIMAFDAFCAERGIELVPSVSTFGHLYAVLRTQGLRHLGEFPEDADRPFSFIERQEHHTLNILLDESFKLSTSMIDQYLPLFRSRKFNIGADETFDLGRGRSHGEAERIGVGRMYARYVNRLCAYLADRGREPMLWGDIVLEHPQALADLDGGATLLNWQYEPDVTDDKVRVLADAGARQYVCPAVQGWNRTLPRLHDAWRNIDGLSAHGIRYGAEGFLLTDWGDYGHVNDPRLSLPAMMYGAECSWRGERAGFDEINRRVGSLIFGDTTGAVMEAWDERSRRPAFPWHDAIRLLELDEGDGALNRDVLATFAQLGTPDEHVVSSAGTVAEARRLFLGSMAGRLGAVPSMPRALPLVQRALAKARVRAADRREAGVLALAARGQDLFDACGWWLAVDAGVLERTAGIPDMGSPAELAQDLEYWFEEYRGSWREISRESELDRIGSVVWRLADMLRRIGAGSGDGAPEAA; this comes from the coding sequence ATGCAGTACGAATCCGCGTCACCGGGCGCCCTGTCGGTATTCGGCACGCCGGTGGCCCTCATCCCATGGCCGGATACGGTCGGTATGGTGCCCGGCGCCACCGCCACGTTCTTTTCCGGCACCGTGATCGAATCCGGCGAAGTCCCCGACGCCGACGGATTCCTGGCCCGTGAACTCGCCGACGAACTGTCCTCGGCAACCGGCGGATCATGGCATGCGGCGCGCGGCGCATGGCAGGGCGTGGTGCGGTTGGCGCTCGACGAGGCGGCGGCTCCACGGTCCTACACGCTGGATGTGCGCGACGGCGGAATCGCGATCACCGGAGGCGATCTCGAAGGGCTGCGCTACGGCGTACAGACGCTGCGCCAGATGCTGCGCCAATGCGGGGGCGTGCTGCCGATCGTGCGCATCGAGGACGCCCCGCAGTACGCCGTGCGAGGCTATTACCTCGACGTCACGCGCGGCCGCGTGCCGACATTGGACTGGCTCAAGCGATGGGCCTGCGAGCTGGAGCTGTGCAAGTACAACCAACTGCACCTCTACATCGAGCATTCCTTCGCCTTCCAGGGGCTGAGCGAAGCCTGGCGCGGCCTCGACCCGCTCACCGCCGAACAGATCATGGCGTTCGACGCGTTCTGCGCGGAGCGCGGCATCGAACTGGTGCCCTCCGTGTCCACATTCGGCCACCTGTACGCCGTGCTGCGCACGCAGGGACTGCGCCATCTTGGAGAGTTCCCCGAAGACGCGGACCGGCCGTTCAGCTTCATCGAACGGCAGGAGCACCACACGCTCAACATTCTGCTCGACGAGTCGTTCAAACTGTCGACGTCGATGATCGACCAGTACCTGCCGCTGTTCCGCTCGCGCAAATTCAACATCGGCGCCGACGAGACCTTCGATCTGGGCCGCGGCCGTTCGCACGGCGAGGCCGAGCGCATCGGCGTCGGGCGCATGTACGCGCGGTACGTCAACCGACTGTGCGCCTATCTCGCCGATCGCGGCCGTGAGCCGATGCTCTGGGGCGACATCGTGCTGGAGCACCCCCAGGCGCTCGCCGATCTCGACGGCGGCGCCACGCTGCTCAACTGGCAGTACGAGCCCGACGTCACCGACGACAAGGTGCGCGTGCTGGCCGACGCCGGCGCACGCCAGTACGTATGCCCGGCGGTGCAGGGATGGAACCGTACGCTGCCGCGTCTGCACGATGCATGGCGCAACATCGACGGCCTGAGCGCGCATGGCATCCGCTATGGCGCCGAGGGATTCCTGCTGACCGACTGGGGCGACTACGGCCATGTCAACGACCCGAGACTGAGCCTGCCCGCCATGATGTACGGCGCGGAATGCTCGTGGCGCGGGGAACGGGCCGGCTTCGACGAGATCAACCGGCGCGTTGGCTCGCTGATTTTCGGCGACACGACCGGCGCCGTGATGGAGGCATGGGACGAACGCAGCCGACGGCCGGCGTTCCCATGGCACGACGCGATACGCCTGCTGGAACTCGACGAGGGCGACGGCGCACTCAATCGGGATGTGCTGGCGACCTTCGCGCAGCTGGGCACGCCCGATGAGCATGTGGTCAGCTCGGCCGGGACCGTGGCCGAAGCGAGACGACTGTTCCTGGGCAGCATGGCCGGCCGGCTGGGCGCCGTGCCGAGCATGCCCCGCGCGCTGCCGCTCGTCCAACGCGCGTTGGCCAAGGCGCGCGTGCGCGCCGCCGATCGCCGCGAGGCCGGTGTCCTGGCCCTCGCGGCGCGGGGGCAGGATCTGTTCGACGCCTGCGGCTGGTGGCTCGCCGTGGACGCCGGGGTACTGGAACGCACCGCCGGAATCCCCGATATGGGGAGCCCCGCCGAGTTGGCGCAGGATCTGGAATACTGGTTCGAGGAGTACCGCGGATCGTGGCGCGAGATCAGCCGGGAATCCGAACTCGACCGGATCGGGTCGGTGGTCTGGCGCCTGGCCGACATGCTGCGCCGCATCGGCGCCGGATCCGGTGACGGAGCGCCCGAAGCCGCATAG
- a CDS encoding aminopeptidase P family protein, with product MSEVITEKDKEYEAQEQASAPGANQPMEDRVNNRSLSPNSETFKAFMKTGWDNQEPAAEPLESSKFTPARLETLGRAFPGERIVIPAGQPKVRNNDCDYMFRPDTSFVYYTGLGQDYEAGAVLVLNPVDPDSDEAKAGRTHTPELFVAPRADNSTEDYYRDPHYGEYWVGPRAGLKELAAMTGIETHDIAQLADALGKDVGSEAGAVRVRVVREADPQITSLVESIREANGYADPDANEADDDKLHEFSSEARMIKDSFEVGEMRKAIAATKHGFDRILATLPEVVDQPRSERKLEGTFNSVAREEGNALGYDTIIASGEHAPILHWMRNTGVVRQGDMLLIDAGVETDSLYTADITRTFPVGGKFTDLQRRLYQAVLDSQQAGFEAAKPGATYSDIHHACMRVIAERLHEWGILPVDVEESLSPEGQQHRRWLACGVAHHLGLDVHDCAQARYESYQGAKITPGMIFTIEPGLYFAKNDLLLPPEYRGIGIRIEDDVLMTEHGPEWLSIDIPKQPDDVEEWMRARAEAR from the coding sequence ATGAGCGAGGTCATCACCGAGAAGGACAAGGAATACGAGGCGCAGGAGCAGGCCAGCGCCCCGGGCGCGAACCAGCCGATGGAGGACCGGGTGAACAACCGTTCGCTCAGTCCGAACAGCGAGACGTTCAAGGCGTTCATGAAGACCGGCTGGGACAACCAGGAGCCCGCGGCCGAGCCGCTGGAGTCGAGCAAGTTCACGCCGGCCCGCCTCGAGACGCTGGGCCGCGCATTCCCGGGCGAGCGCATCGTGATTCCCGCCGGCCAGCCGAAGGTGCGCAACAACGACTGCGACTACATGTTCCGCCCCGACACGTCGTTCGTGTACTACACGGGCCTCGGCCAGGACTATGAGGCCGGCGCCGTGCTGGTGCTCAACCCCGTGGACCCGGATTCCGACGAGGCGAAGGCCGGCCGCACGCACACCCCGGAGCTGTTCGTGGCCCCGCGCGCGGACAACAGCACCGAGGACTACTACCGCGACCCGCATTACGGCGAGTACTGGGTCGGTCCGCGCGCCGGCCTCAAGGAGCTGGCCGCGATGACCGGCATCGAGACGCACGACATCGCCCAGCTGGCCGACGCGCTCGGCAAGGACGTCGGCTCGGAGGCCGGCGCCGTGCGCGTGCGCGTGGTGCGCGAAGCCGACCCGCAGATCACCTCGCTGGTCGAGTCCATCCGCGAGGCGAACGGCTACGCCGACCCGGACGCCAACGAGGCCGACGACGACAAGCTGCACGAGTTCTCCTCCGAGGCGCGCATGATCAAGGACTCCTTCGAGGTCGGCGAGATGCGCAAGGCTATCGCCGCCACCAAGCACGGCTTCGACCGCATCCTCGCCACGCTGCCGGAGGTCGTGGACCAGCCGCGTTCCGAGCGCAAGCTGGAAGGCACGTTCAACTCGGTGGCCCGCGAGGAGGGCAACGCACTGGGCTACGACACGATCATCGCCTCCGGCGAGCACGCGCCGATCCTGCACTGGATGCGCAACACCGGAGTGGTGCGCCAGGGCGACATGCTGCTCATCGACGCCGGCGTGGAGACCGACAGCCTGTACACCGCCGACATCACGCGCACCTTCCCGGTCGGCGGCAAGTTCACCGATCTGCAGCGCCGGCTCTACCAGGCGGTGCTGGATTCCCAGCAGGCCGGATTCGAGGCGGCCAAGCCGGGCGCCACGTATTCGGACATCCACCACGCGTGCATGCGCGTGATCGCGGAGCGCCTGCACGAGTGGGGCATCCTGCCGGTCGACGTGGAGGAGTCACTCTCCCCCGAAGGCCAGCAGCACCGCCGCTGGCTCGCCTGCGGCGTGGCGCACCACCTCGGCCTCGACGTGCACGACTGCGCGCAGGCCCGCTACGAGTCGTACCAGGGCGCGAAGATCACGCCGGGCATGATCTTCACCATCGAGCCGGGCCTGTACTTCGCGAAGAACGACCTGCTGCTGCCGCCCGAATACCGCGGCATCGGCATCCGCATCGAGGACGACGTGCTCATGACCGAGCACGGCCCCGAATGGCTCTCCATCGACATCCCGAAGCAGCCCGACGACGTCGAGGAGTGGATGCGCGCCCGCGCCGAAGCCCGCTGA